The following coding sequences are from one Nitrospirota bacterium window:
- a CDS encoding sigma-54-dependent Fis family transcriptional regulator — MADERILIVDDDPSVQHMLEQFLRGEGYAPFVAGSAAAALAAIRQQPPDLLLLDIRLPDANGLDLLKEQLLPELGDYRVIVLSGYGTSQDAEAAVLAGAFDYLTKPLALSRLAIAVRNCLRLQYLSAEMEELSGGALLPVSLRDLVGASAPMQALRDQIKRVAPFDVPVLILGESGTGKELVARAIHALSARRKGPFVPLDCGALPDTLVEAEVFGYARGAFSGATQTKPGKLELAEGGTLLLDEIGNIPLHSQPKLLRVLQTSMVERLGSNQQVSVNVRVLSATNSCLQQRVDEGSFRLDLYHRLNTVMLTVPPLRERKEDIPLLAHYMLMKANRAYQKSIRGLSADAMATLEAYRWPGNVRELDNAVRSAVILADHLIEPAHLPQQIRTQSDEPAEIPKPAMKPRESLSQLRRRTSGEVERASILKALEEAGWNKAEAARRLQVDYKTLYLKMKRYQIPPARPA; from the coding sequence ATGGCTGACGAGCGCATTCTCATTGTCGACGACGATCCGAGCGTCCAGCACATGCTGGAGCAGTTTCTCCGGGGGGAGGGCTATGCCCCGTTCGTCGCCGGCAGCGCCGCCGCGGCGCTTGCCGCGATCCGCCAACAGCCGCCCGATCTCCTCCTCCTCGACATTCGCCTGCCAGACGCCAACGGCCTCGACTTGTTGAAAGAGCAGCTCCTGCCTGAACTGGGAGACTATCGCGTCATCGTGCTGTCCGGCTATGGCACCAGCCAGGATGCCGAAGCCGCCGTCCTGGCCGGCGCGTTCGACTATCTGACCAAGCCACTGGCCTTGTCCCGTCTGGCGATCGCCGTCCGCAACTGCTTGCGGCTGCAGTACCTGAGCGCGGAGATGGAAGAGTTGTCCGGAGGGGCGCTCCTGCCGGTGTCCTTGCGGGACCTGGTCGGGGCCAGCGCCCCGATGCAAGCGCTGCGGGACCAGATCAAGCGGGTGGCACCCTTCGACGTGCCGGTCTTGATCCTCGGCGAGAGCGGAACCGGAAAGGAATTAGTGGCGCGGGCCATCCATGCGCTGAGTGCGCGGCGCAAGGGGCCCTTCGTCCCGCTTGATTGCGGCGCGCTCCCCGACACGTTGGTGGAGGCGGAGGTCTTCGGCTATGCGCGCGGGGCCTTTTCCGGTGCCACGCAGACCAAGCCGGGGAAGCTGGAACTGGCGGAAGGGGGCACCCTCCTGCTGGATGAGATCGGCAATATCCCACTCCACAGCCAACCCAAGCTGCTGCGGGTGCTGCAGACCAGCATGGTGGAACGGTTGGGGAGCAACCAGCAGGTGTCCGTGAACGTCCGAGTCCTATCGGCGACCAATTCCTGTCTCCAGCAGCGCGTGGACGAAGGCAGCTTTCGCCTGGATCTCTATCACCGCTTGAACACGGTGATGTTGACGGTGCCTCCGCTGCGTGAGCGGAAAGAAGACATCCCGCTCCTGGCCCACTACATGCTGATGAAGGCCAACCGGGCCTATCAGAAATCGATCCGCGGTCTGAGCGCCGACGCGATGGCCACGCTGGAAGCTTATCGGTGGCCGGGGAACGTGCGGGAACTGGACAATGCCGTTCGTTCGGCGGTGATTCTGGCTGATCATCTGATCGAGCCTGCGCATCTGCCGCAACAGATACGGACCCAGTCCGATGAGCCGGCGGAGATTCCGAAGCCTGCGATGAAGCCGAGGGAATCGCTCTCGCAACTCCGCCGGAGGACGTCGGGGGAGGTGGAGCGGGCCTCCATTCTCAAGGCGCTGGAAGAAGCCGGTTGGAACAAAGCCGAAGCCGCACGGCGCTTGCAGGTGGATTACAAGACCCTCTATCTCAAAATGAAACGGTATCAGATTCCGCCGGCCAGACCGGCCTGA
- the pyrE gene encoding orotate phosphoribosyltransferase — protein sequence MLTHDLAKAFVTTQAFKWDPAGGFTLASGATSPFYVDCRVVMAHPGPRQLVSQAAYEALRAVDCDCIGGLEIGAIAIATAISAYAYGASPRRNWRTFVVRKQPKDHGLGKLIEGAMQPGDRAVIVDDVLTSGGSLLKAVAAARAAGLTVDHALVIVDRKEQEGRAKVEAQGVTLLSLLTIDDLLAAQQKL from the coding sequence ATGCTGACGCACGACTTGGCCAAGGCCTTTGTGACCACGCAAGCCTTCAAATGGGACCCGGCCGGCGGGTTTACGTTGGCTTCCGGCGCCACCAGTCCTTTCTACGTGGACTGCCGCGTGGTCATGGCCCATCCGGGCCCACGCCAGCTTGTCTCCCAAGCGGCTTACGAAGCCCTCCGCGCGGTGGACTGCGACTGCATCGGCGGGCTGGAGATCGGGGCCATCGCCATCGCCACGGCCATTTCCGCCTACGCCTACGGCGCTTCGCCGCGCCGGAACTGGCGCACCTTCGTCGTCCGCAAGCAGCCCAAAGACCATGGGCTCGGCAAGCTGATCGAAGGAGCCATGCAACCAGGCGACCGCGCCGTGATCGTGGACGATGTACTGACCAGCGGAGGGTCGCTCCTCAAGGCGGTGGCGGCGGCGCGGGCAGCCGGACTCACCGTTGACCATGCCTTAGTGATCGTGGATCGAAAGGAACAGGAAGGACGGGCGAAGGTCGAAGCCCAGGGCGTCACGCTCCTGAGCCTCCTGACGATCGACGACCTGCTGGCCGCGCAGCAGAAGTTGTAG
- a CDS encoding rhodanese-like domain-containing protein, protein MMSHYALDYRARPAGPGPGRRRHVMMHRRLAFRIGTWLGLVLLCLVGSEPVGAHHSYLLTVQQLKAGLSKAATPSSKGFFLIDVRSPEEHGTGVIPGTDLNIEYTEIKARHREIGATPDDHIVVYCQSGHRSNIAAETLADLGYTHVYNVAGSMNAWVDAGYQVAQPGR, encoded by the coding sequence ATGATGTCGCATTATGCTCTCGACTATAGGGCCCGGCCGGCCGGACCAGGCCCCGGCAGGAGGAGGCACGTCATGATGCACCGACGATTGGCTTTCCGAATCGGCACCTGGCTTGGGTTGGTCTTGCTGTGTCTGGTCGGAAGCGAACCGGTCGGCGCACACCATTCCTACCTGCTCACCGTTCAACAACTTAAAGCCGGCCTGTCCAAGGCCGCGACCCCCTCGTCCAAAGGGTTCTTTCTGATCGACGTCCGATCCCCGGAAGAGCATGGCACCGGAGTCATTCCCGGCACGGACCTGAACATCGAATACACCGAGATCAAGGCCCGCCATCGGGAGATCGGCGCGACGCCGGACGATCATATCGTCGTCTACTGCCAGAGCGGACACCGCAGCAACATCGCAGCAGAGACATTGGCCGACCTCGGCTATACCCACGTCTACAACGTTGCCGGCAGCATGAACGCCTGGGTAGACGCCGGCTATCAGGTCGCGCAACCGGGACGCTGA
- a CDS encoding CBS domain-containing protein: MTTTSGTQPRAHSSVADYAHREVKTIEEEATIQEAGKRMARFNIGSLLVTNNGTYVGMLTDTDLARVAAARGLNPTTEPVRSIMSREITAIEGHRSMEEAQTFMKSRGIRHLAVLAQGTIVGIVTLSDVLHYYQSIAPLRR; the protein is encoded by the coding sequence ATGACCACCACGAGCGGCACGCAACCGAGAGCGCATTCTTCGGTGGCCGACTATGCCCATCGTGAGGTCAAGACGATTGAGGAGGAGGCGACGATCCAGGAAGCGGGCAAGCGCATGGCCCGGTTCAACATCGGCTCTTTGTTGGTGACGAACAACGGGACTTACGTGGGGATGCTCACCGATACTGATCTCGCCCGAGTCGCCGCGGCCCGAGGGCTCAACCCGACCACCGAACCGGTGCGGTCAATCATGAGCCGCGAGATCACCGCCATCGAAGGACACCGGTCCATGGAAGAAGCTCAGACGTTCATGAAGTCCAGAGGCATCAGGCATCTGGCCGTCCTAGCGCAAGGCACGATCGTGGGCATCGTGACACTCAGCGATGTACTCCACTATTACCAATCCATTGCACCTCTGCGCCGGTAA
- a CDS encoding caspase family protein, with product MRHRKGTRLGHWWGLLAAPLLLLTACGTLAVTEVAKPALPSKPIPARLGVHVTGEALKKAFADPDRRRLGLAPGQYFTDVILLPPETRYIAPQDILDQFGVDLILQLQLIDTKSSGDMNAIFIAAIPLTFGEPLAPIMSYEITVTVEANLRDARTGRLLWAKTEPTKATDHFSPIGPEEKMAELAQRGLYNAVVKVFETVKQELAAYQPGAIPKLAAKPGGNAALRQVEKDLKALEEQERQIAEQKEEQKREQQKLAAIQQQIEEKKKRIEEEKKNRVGGSVSLSQAEKELKALEEQERQVEEQKKEQQKLASVQQQIEEKKKRIEEEKQKLEKAVGKAGQPIAPQANRYAILVGIEQYRERIPRAEFAVQDAKAMAQFLTSQGGYREENVILRLNEQATKSDLEKYFEAWLKNNVDANSSLFVYFSGHGAPKADTGEAYLVPYDGDPAFIEQTGYPLKRLYQTLEKLPTKNIVVMLDSCFSGAGGRSVLAKGAKPMVLTVEGMASSSKAVVLAATSGSNLSLADQETGHGLFTYYALQGMGGEADANGDGTIDVQELFDYLKPQVQRIARRTYNTEQVPQLIIPPALSAQPPVKLIQRK from the coding sequence ATGCGCCATCGCAAAGGGACGCGACTCGGGCACTGGTGGGGACTGCTCGCGGCTCCGTTGCTGCTGCTGACCGCCTGCGGGACGCTCGCCGTTACCGAAGTGGCGAAACCGGCGCTCCCGTCGAAACCGATTCCGGCCCGGTTGGGCGTCCACGTGACGGGGGAGGCGCTCAAAAAAGCCTTCGCCGATCCGGACCGGCGCAGGTTGGGCTTGGCGCCAGGCCAATACTTCACCGACGTGATCCTCCTGCCTCCCGAAACCCGCTACATTGCCCCCCAGGACATCCTCGACCAGTTCGGCGTGGATCTGATTCTCCAGCTCCAGTTGATCGACACGAAGAGCAGCGGCGACATGAACGCGATTTTTATCGCGGCCATTCCGCTGACCTTCGGCGAGCCGTTGGCTCCGATCATGAGCTATGAAATCACCGTGACGGTGGAGGCCAACCTGCGGGATGCGCGGACCGGCCGTCTTTTGTGGGCCAAGACCGAACCGACCAAGGCCACCGACCACTTCAGCCCGATCGGGCCGGAGGAGAAGATGGCCGAGCTTGCGCAGCGGGGTTTGTACAATGCGGTGGTCAAGGTCTTTGAGACCGTCAAGCAGGAATTGGCGGCCTACCAGCCAGGCGCCATCCCCAAGCTGGCGGCGAAGCCGGGGGGCAACGCCGCGCTCAGACAGGTGGAGAAGGACCTCAAGGCGCTCGAAGAGCAGGAGCGGCAGATTGCGGAGCAGAAGGAGGAGCAGAAACGGGAGCAGCAGAAACTGGCCGCGATTCAGCAGCAGATCGAAGAGAAGAAGAAGCGGATCGAGGAGGAGAAAAAGAACCGGGTGGGGGGCAGTGTCTCGCTCAGCCAGGCGGAGAAGGAATTGAAGGCGCTCGAAGAGCAGGAGCGCCAGGTTGAGGAACAGAAGAAGGAACAGCAGAAGCTGGCGTCGGTGCAACAGCAGATCGAAGAGAAGAAGAAGCGGATTGAGGAGGAGAAACAGAAGCTGGAGAAGGCCGTCGGCAAGGCCGGCCAACCGATTGCGCCGCAGGCCAACCGGTACGCGATCCTGGTCGGCATCGAGCAGTATCGGGAACGCATTCCCAGGGCCGAATTCGCCGTCCAAGACGCCAAAGCTATGGCGCAGTTCTTGACCAGCCAAGGGGGCTATCGGGAAGAAAATGTGATCCTGCGTCTGAACGAGCAGGCCACCAAATCGGATCTGGAGAAGTACTTCGAAGCCTGGCTCAAGAACAATGTGGACGCGAACTCCAGTCTGTTCGTCTATTTCTCGGGGCACGGCGCCCCGAAGGCCGACACGGGAGAGGCCTACCTTGTGCCCTATGACGGGGACCCGGCCTTTATCGAACAGACCGGCTATCCGCTCAAGCGGCTCTATCAGACGCTGGAAAAACTCCCGACCAAAAACATTGTGGTGATGCTCGATTCCTGTTTCTCGGGGGCCGGAGGACGTTCCGTGCTTGCCAAGGGGGCGAAACCGATGGTCTTGACGGTCGAAGGCATGGCCAGCAGCTCCAAGGCGGTGGTCCTGGCCGCCACATCGGGCAGTAATCTGAGTCTGGCCGATCAGGAAACGGGCCACGGACTCTTCACCTATTATGCGCTGCAAGGGATGGGCGGGGAGGCCGACGCCAACGGCGACGGGACGATCGATGTCCAGGAGCTCTTCGATTATCTCAAGCCGCAGGTCCAGCGGATTGCGCGCCGCACGTACAACACCGAGCAGGTGCCCCAGCTCATTATCCCGCCCGCCCTGTCCGCCCAGCCGCCGGTCAAGCTCATCCAGCGAAAGTGA
- a CDS encoding NADH-quinone oxidoreductase subunit N: MGRGDTGTRRSPCRPLAASPRRVGSANPKWKSGNPMIFNFSMSGSDLLLMLPEILLTVWLCVVLIVDFAMPRLPKDRLAYLSVGGLAAVLLNLAWFDRAGVTGVLFNNMFVVDRLAIFFKIFIVGATALVVLISIDYVRRFRFFKGEYYFLVLMSALGMMFMASANDLLSMFITLEFSTFGFYVLVAYLRDEVSSNEAGLKFFILGVFVAGLLAYGISLVFGETGKLVFSDIASAKPTPGLIIGFLLIFAALGFKIGAVPFHSWIPDTYHGAPTPVTAFLSIAPKGAAFAILLRMFFVSLATFKPAWVLLLVGASILSMTYGNIVAIAQKNIKRLLAYSGIAQIGNLLIGLAAGTKMGSDAILYYLLTYLFANLGAFAVVIAVSNQIHSDEIEDYSGLNRRSPFLAFAMIMFLLSLAGVPPLAGFLGKLYIFVAAMNEGLYTLILVGLINIVISMYYYLIVVKKMYINEPTDPSPLTVSAPMQAVIYVCLAGTVILGIYPQPFIDWVVSASMMFSQFAAPAAAAGPPSALPFGG, from the coding sequence ATGGGACGCGGGGACACGGGGACGCGGAGATCGCCGTGTCGCCCGCTCGCCGCGTCGCCGCGTCGAGTGGGGTCGGCCAATCCGAAATGGAAAAGCGGTAATCCAATGATTTTTAACTTCTCCATGTCCGGGTCCGATCTCCTCCTCATGTTGCCGGAGATCCTGCTGACCGTCTGGCTCTGCGTGGTCCTGATCGTGGACTTCGCGATGCCGCGGCTCCCCAAGGACCGGCTGGCTTACCTGAGCGTGGGCGGGCTGGCGGCGGTGCTGCTGAACCTGGCCTGGTTCGACCGTGCCGGCGTGACCGGCGTCCTCTTCAACAACATGTTCGTGGTGGACCGGCTGGCGATCTTTTTCAAGATCTTCATCGTGGGCGCCACCGCCCTGGTCGTCCTGATCTCGATCGACTATGTCCGGCGCTTCCGGTTCTTCAAGGGCGAATATTACTTTCTCGTCCTGATGTCCGCCCTGGGCATGATGTTCATGGCCTCGGCCAACGATCTCCTGTCGATGTTCATCACGCTGGAGTTCTCGACGTTCGGGTTTTACGTCCTGGTGGCCTACCTGCGGGATGAGGTGTCGTCCAACGAAGCCGGGCTCAAATTCTTCATCCTGGGCGTCTTCGTCGCGGGGCTCCTGGCCTACGGCATCAGCCTGGTCTTCGGAGAGACGGGCAAGCTGGTCTTCTCGGACATTGCGTCGGCCAAGCCCACGCCCGGCCTCATCATCGGCTTTCTGCTGATCTTCGCCGCGCTGGGGTTCAAGATCGGGGCGGTGCCGTTCCATTCGTGGATTCCGGACACCTACCATGGCGCGCCCACGCCGGTGACGGCGTTCCTCTCGATTGCGCCCAAGGGGGCCGCCTTCGCGATCCTGCTGCGGATGTTCTTCGTCTCGCTGGCCACGTTCAAGCCGGCCTGGGTCCTGCTGCTGGTGGGGGCCTCGATCCTCTCGATGACCTACGGCAACATCGTGGCCATCGCGCAGAAGAACATCAAACGGCTGCTGGCCTATTCGGGCATCGCCCAGATCGGCAACCTGCTGATCGGGCTCGCGGCCGGCACCAAGATGGGCAGCGACGCGATCCTGTACTACCTCCTGACGTACTTGTTCGCCAACCTCGGGGCTTTTGCCGTGGTGATCGCGGTCAGCAACCAGATTCACAGCGATGAGATCGAAGATTACAGCGGGTTGAACCGGCGGTCGCCCTTTCTGGCGTTCGCCATGATCATGTTCCTGCTCTCGCTGGCCGGCGTGCCCCCGCTGGCCGGGTTTCTGGGCAAGCTCTACATCTTCGTGGCGGCGATGAACGAAGGGCTCTACACCTTGATCCTTGTCGGGCTCATCAACATCGTGATCTCGATGTACTACTATTTGATCGTGGTCAAGAAAATGTACATCAACGAGCCGACCGATCCCTCGCCGCTGACCGTCTCCGCGCCTATGCAGGCGGTGATCTACGTGTGCCTGGCCGGTACTGTGATTCTGGGCATCTACCCCCAGCCGTTTATCGACTGGGTGGTCTCCGCCAGCATGATGTTCTCCCAGTTCGCGGCCCCCGCCGCGGCTGCGGGGCCTCCGTCCGCCCTGCCCTTCGGCGGGTAG
- a CDS encoding NADH-quinone oxidoreductase subunit M, producing MGQYALLYILFAPFVGAIALLFVSNRKAMAVRLIAAASAGVSLLASFYLFFAFDADKGGYQFIQRFEWSKELGIAFYLGVDGIGTPLVLASSILLFAGIFVSWHIKDRTKEFYIVLLVLAAATIGVFMSLDLFFLYFFYEMSVLPMYLLLGMWGSHTKGYLAMTDPEGLKKRDSVAFLFNFGSNSKEYAAMKLTLFLSAGAILSLLGILLIYKFSGLHTFDILALREKAHFSGPLADLIWLLIFFGFASIAPLWPLHSWSPVGHAAAPAATSMLHAGVLMKLGHFSIIRVAFEILPETTRELMPIAAVLCVFSMLYGGFVAFYAKDTKYVIGYSSSSHMGYVFLGMAALDYISLSGAVLYMFAHAMATGMLFAMAGWVYDQTHTRDIPSLGGLVNRMPFVAGCFLIACMASIGMPGTVNFIAEVMILVGSWNKYPFQVFVAVVGIVLTMAYLFRMMRGVFYGPMDAHYSHAHDAVTMVDRMPLLLMIACSITFGIFPGHFYKVIRAGTDPLVSRITQVTPLTTREHGTRGHGDAEIAVSPARRVAASSGVGQSEMEKR from the coding sequence ATGGGCCAGTACGCACTGCTCTATATTCTGTTTGCGCCGTTCGTCGGAGCCATCGCCTTGCTGTTCGTGTCGAACCGCAAGGCGATGGCGGTCCGCCTGATCGCCGCCGCCTCGGCCGGCGTCTCATTGCTCGCCTCCTTCTACCTCTTCTTCGCCTTCGATGCAGATAAGGGCGGGTACCAGTTCATCCAGCGCTTCGAATGGTCGAAGGAACTGGGCATCGCTTTCTACCTGGGGGTGGACGGCATTGGAACCCCGCTGGTCCTGGCTTCGTCCATTCTGCTGTTTGCGGGCATCTTCGTCTCCTGGCACATCAAGGACCGGACCAAGGAATTCTACATCGTGCTCCTGGTCCTGGCCGCCGCGACCATCGGCGTGTTCATGTCGCTGGACTTGTTCTTCCTCTATTTCTTTTACGAGATGTCGGTGCTGCCGATGTACCTGCTGCTGGGCATGTGGGGTAGTCACACCAAGGGCTATCTCGCCATGACCGATCCGGAGGGGTTGAAAAAACGGGACTCGGTGGCGTTCCTGTTCAATTTCGGCTCCAACAGCAAGGAATATGCGGCGATGAAGCTGACGCTGTTCCTGTCGGCCGGCGCCATCCTCTCGCTTCTGGGCATCCTGCTGATCTACAAATTCTCCGGCTTGCACACGTTCGATATTCTGGCCCTGCGCGAGAAGGCGCATTTCTCCGGGCCGCTGGCGGATCTTATTTGGCTGCTGATCTTCTTCGGCTTCGCCTCGATCGCGCCGCTGTGGCCGCTGCACTCCTGGTCGCCGGTCGGGCACGCGGCCGCCCCGGCCGCCACCAGCATGCTGCATGCGGGCGTGTTGATGAAGCTCGGGCACTTCTCGATCATCCGCGTGGCTTTCGAGATTCTTCCGGAGACTACCCGCGAGTTGATGCCCATCGCGGCGGTGCTCTGCGTGTTCAGCATGCTCTACGGCGGGTTCGTGGCCTTCTATGCCAAGGATACGAAGTACGTGATCGGCTATTCCAGCTCCAGCCACATGGGGTATGTCTTCCTGGGCATGGCCGCGCTGGATTACATCAGTTTGAGCGGGGCGGTCCTGTACATGTTCGCCCACGCGATGGCCACGGGCATGCTCTTCGCCATGGCCGGATGGGTGTACGACCAGACCCATACGCGGGACATCCCCTCGCTCGGCGGGCTGGTCAACCGCATGCCCTTCGTGGCCGGCTGTTTCCTGATCGCCTGCATGGCCTCGATCGGGATGCCCGGGACCGTGAACTTCATCGCCGAGGTCATGATCCTCGTCGGGAGCTGGAACAAGTACCCCTTTCAGGTATTCGTCGCGGTGGTGGGCATCGTGCTGACCATGGCCTATCTGTTCCGGATGATGCGCGGGGTCTTCTATGGCCCGATGGACGCCCACTATAGCCATGCCCACGACGCGGTGACGATGGTGGACCGGATGCCGCTGCTGTTGATGATTGCCTGCAGCATCACGTTCGGCATTTTCCCCGGACATTTTTACAAGGTCATCCGGGCCGGCACGGATCCCCTGGTGTCCCGGATCACCCAGGTGACGCCGCTGACCACTCGAGAGCATGGGACGCGGGGACACGGGGACGCGGAGATCGCCGTGTCGCCCGCTCGCCGCGTCGCCGCGTCGAGTGGGGTCGGCCAATCCGAAATGGAAAAGCGGTAA
- a CDS encoding NADH-quinone oxidoreductase subunit M, with the protein MLQELTFGFPILSLILFLPLLGAILLALLEEEDLIKNAALGISLLELVLTVIVLLRFVPESAAMQFSERLAWIPPLGISYHLGLDGISVLFIGLTAFLTVLVVLYSWDTVRHQIKLYFVALLALETTMMGIFAALDLILFFVFWELMLIPSYFLIKLWGGGAERQYAALKYVLYTLLGSVFMLVGIVLLDLNYHDWAVVHHIEPAYSFDFLQLLTIPIPAEKQVLIFWLIFMGLAFKAPMFPFHTWLPDALLEGPIGMAVFLAGIKLGTYGFIRFSLPLLPDASKSPGVASTMMTLALLAIIYGAIVALVQPDFRRLLAFSSISHLGFVVAGLFALNFQGLQGSLLTMINLGFSTAGLFFLAGFLYQRRHSTQLAAFGGLAKKVPLLATYLLIVGLASIGLPGTNGFVGEFLILLGAFQAHWLYGAVAVTGVVFGAAYFLWYYERAMLGPLAQAAGQAITDLNARELVIAVSLSVMIFWIGLYPSPFLRMMNGSVQALVERLDKGAVAEAPGGQPPVLARRAHQNMLGGRAQ; encoded by the coding sequence ATGCTGCAGGAACTCACATTCGGATTTCCGATCCTCTCGTTGATCCTGTTTTTGCCCCTCCTGGGCGCGATCCTGCTCGCGCTGCTCGAGGAAGAGGACCTGATCAAGAATGCGGCGCTGGGGATCTCGCTCCTGGAGCTGGTGCTCACCGTCATCGTCTTGCTGCGCTTCGTGCCCGAGTCCGCGGCGATGCAATTCTCGGAGCGCCTGGCCTGGATTCCGCCGCTGGGTATCAGTTACCACTTGGGGCTGGACGGGATCAGCGTGTTGTTCATCGGGCTCACGGCTTTCTTGACCGTGCTGGTGGTGCTCTACTCCTGGGACACGGTCCGGCATCAGATCAAGCTCTATTTCGTGGCCTTGCTGGCGCTCGAGACGACGATGATGGGCATCTTCGCGGCGCTGGACCTGATCCTGTTTTTCGTCTTCTGGGAATTGATGCTGATCCCGAGTTACTTCCTGATCAAGCTCTGGGGCGGCGGGGCGGAGCGGCAGTATGCGGCGCTCAAGTATGTGCTCTACACGTTGCTGGGCAGCGTGTTCATGTTGGTGGGGATCGTGTTGCTGGATCTCAACTACCATGACTGGGCCGTGGTCCATCACATCGAGCCGGCCTATTCCTTCGACTTTTTGCAATTGCTGACGATTCCGATTCCCGCCGAAAAACAGGTGCTGATCTTCTGGCTGATCTTCATGGGCCTGGCGTTCAAGGCACCGATGTTCCCCTTCCACACCTGGTTGCCGGACGCGTTGCTGGAAGGGCCGATCGGGATGGCGGTCTTTTTGGCCGGGATCAAGCTGGGCACGTACGGGTTCATCCGTTTCAGCCTCCCGCTCCTGCCGGATGCCTCGAAGAGCCCCGGGGTGGCGAGCACGATGATGACGCTGGCGCTGCTGGCCATCATTTACGGAGCGATCGTGGCGCTGGTCCAGCCGGACTTCCGCCGGCTGTTGGCCTTCAGCAGCATCAGCCACCTGGGCTTCGTGGTGGCCGGCTTGTTTGCGCTGAACTTTCAGGGCTTGCAAGGCAGCCTGCTGACGATGATCAACCTCGGCTTCAGCACGGCCGGATTGTTCTTCCTGGCCGGCTTTCTCTACCAGCGGCGGCACAGCACGCAATTGGCGGCGTTCGGCGGGCTGGCCAAGAAGGTGCCGCTGCTCGCGACCTATCTGCTGATCGTCGGACTGGCCTCGATCGGCCTGCCTGGGACGAACGGGTTCGTCGGCGAATTTCTGATCCTGTTGGGCGCCTTCCAGGCGCACTGGCTGTACGGCGCAGTCGCGGTGACCGGGGTGGTCTTCGGGGCGGCGTATTTCCTCTGGTACTACGAACGGGCAATGCTGGGGCCGTTGGCGCAGGCGGCGGGGCAGGCCATTACGGATCTCAATGCGCGCGAGTTGGTCATCGCCGTATCCTTGTCGGTGATGATCTTCTGGATCGGGCTGTATCCTTCGCCGTTCCTCAGGATGATGAACGGTTCGGTGCAGGCACTGGTCGAGCGGTTGGACAAGGGTGCGGTGGCGGAAGCGCCGGGCGGCCAGCCCCCCGTGCTCGCGCGCCGCGCACATCAGAATATGCTCGGCGGACGCGCGCAGTAG